The following coding sequences lie in one Sphingobium sp. KCTC 72723 genomic window:
- a CDS encoding type II toxin-antitoxin system ParD family antitoxin, translating into MSKPMTLNVRVSGALSEFVAANVGDVGAYDNVSEYVRDLIRRDKERVEADRFDRLKAELTHAFAAPDITYQPLDADAVIARNLRV; encoded by the coding sequence ATGTCCAAGCCCATGACCCTCAACGTCCGTGTTAGCGGCGCGCTTAGCGAATTCGTCGCCGCCAATGTCGGCGACGTCGGTGCCTATGACAATGTCAGCGAATATGTCCGCGACCTCATTCGCCGCGACAAGGAACGGGTGGAGGCCGACCGCTTCGACCGGTTGAAAGCGGAATTGACGCACGCCTTTGCTGCACCCGACATCACCTATCAACCATTGGATGCCGACGCCGTCATTGCCCGCAATCTCCGCGTTTGA